From Mucilaginibacter rubeus, a single genomic window includes:
- a CDS encoding helix-turn-helix domain-containing protein encodes MQKHHGQIVEILVRKKGFSITELAQHSDVSRSVVYQWFNRKELNADIIHRIGRIVDHDFSKEFPEYFQKKNTDIYDSRNGEMRPNQNRVNIWKDKYIVLLEQYIQLLSTE; translated from the coding sequence ATGCAAAAACATCACGGTCAGATTGTAGAGATACTCGTTAGAAAAAAAGGATTCAGTATTACCGAACTTGCACAGCATTCGGATGTAAGCCGAAGTGTAGTATATCAGTGGTTTAACAGAAAAGAATTAAACGCGGATATTATACACCGGATTGGAAGAATTGTAGACCACGACTTTTCAAAGGAATTCCCTGAATATTTCCAGAAAAAAAATACTGATATATACGATTCAAGGAACGGCGAAATGCGCCCTAATCAAAACAGGGTAAATATATGGAAAGATAAATACATTGTTTTACTTGAGCAGTACATCCAATTGTTGTCTACCGAGTAA
- a CDS encoding MFS transporter: MSNQIPVFKPWVPEWLIRITLLLVVLPGIILFSLSISNVSAAAGYYGISPNDAQFSMIILYAATASFVVLEKRFFKNIASKMYLLISVLLLVTTCYICYHVRDFFVLLIFRYIQGLLTCTSLSITLTLMFTRLHTERSKEIGYSVVYCILLCVSPLSTLFTASIIDNFNFNVIYKCAIYSFLPGAALMCIIMNNVRLDRKLPLYQLDWASFVIYSAGLCLVGYVMVYGQQYDWFDDSRILYSVIAIAVLFSVFVLRQLSSKRPYFHIQAFKYRKFVLAALLLFVFYICRGSFGITTSFMSSTMGMDPIHVGYLLIYNLAAIIISVTISSRFLLMKKPLRQILILGFTFLLAFHVYMCFVFSAQVNTEDLIIPVILQGLGAGMLMTPVILFVISSSPAKYGTTGSAVGIFMRFTGFSSSIALINYFQLYRQNDHANRFQEQLSQLNPLAVQKLAMYKQALTGKGVAADQAAKIANGLLGRNISAQAQLRFAVDYYQLISWVLLAVILLVVLFPSTNRTVINLKSNQPAPVVY, translated from the coding sequence ATGAGCAATCAAATTCCGGTTTTTAAACCCTGGGTACCTGAGTGGCTTATACGTATCACCCTGCTGTTAGTGGTACTGCCCGGCATTATATTGTTTTCGCTATCGATTAGCAACGTTAGCGCGGCTGCTGGCTATTATGGTATAAGCCCCAATGACGCGCAGTTTTCAATGATTATCCTGTATGCCGCAACCGCAAGCTTCGTGGTGTTGGAAAAGCGCTTTTTTAAAAATATCGCCAGTAAAATGTACCTGCTCATCAGTGTATTGTTACTGGTTACTACCTGTTATATCTGTTATCATGTGCGCGATTTTTTTGTGCTCTTGATTTTTAGGTACATTCAGGGTTTATTAACCTGTACAAGTCTCAGCATTACGCTTACGCTGATGTTTACGCGTTTGCATACCGAACGTTCAAAAGAGATAGGCTATTCAGTTGTTTATTGTATTCTGCTTTGTGTATCGCCTTTGTCAACCTTATTTACGGCATCTATTATTGATAATTTTAATTTCAATGTGATATATAAATGCGCTATCTACTCTTTTTTGCCGGGTGCAGCGTTGATGTGTATCATTATGAATAATGTGCGCCTCGATAGGAAGTTGCCTTTGTATCAATTGGATTGGGCAAGCTTTGTGATCTACTCGGCGGGGCTTTGTCTTGTTGGCTATGTTATGGTTTATGGCCAGCAATATGATTGGTTTGATGATAGCCGTATCCTTTACAGTGTGATAGCTATTGCGGTATTGTTTTCTGTTTTTGTGCTGAGGCAGCTTAGTTCAAAAAGGCCGTATTTCCATATTCAGGCTTTTAAGTACCGGAAATTTGTATTAGCCGCATTGCTGCTCTTTGTGTTTTATATCTGCCGCGGCTCATTCGGGATCACCACATCTTTCATGAGCAGCACTATGGGTATGGACCCCATACATGTTGGTTATTTGCTTATTTATAACCTTGCAGCTATCATTATCAGTGTTACTATCTCGTCAAGGTTTTTACTGATGAAGAAGCCTCTGCGGCAGATCCTCATTTTGGGTTTTACTTTTCTGCTGGCTTTTCATGTGTATATGTGCTTTGTGTTTTCGGCCCAAGTTAATACCGAAGACCTGATTATACCGGTAATATTACAGGGCTTGGGTGCTGGTATGTTGATGACTCCGGTTATCTTGTTTGTGATATCATCATCTCCGGCTAAATATGGTACAACGGGTTCGGCAGTGGGGATCTTTATGCGTTTTACCGGGTTTAGCAGTAGCATAGCGCTTATTAATTATTTTCAGTTGTACAGGCAAAATGATCACGCAAACCGTTTCCAGGAGCAGTTAAGTCAGTTAAACCCGCTTGCGGTTCAAAAATTAGCGATGTACAAACAAGCCTTGACCGGTAAGGGAGTAGCCGCAGATCAGGCTGCGAAAATTGCCAACGGTTTGCTGGGTAGAAATATAAGCGCGCAAGCCCAGCTGCGTTTTGCTGTTGATTATTATCAGCTCATCAGCTGGGTGCTGCTGGCTGTTATATTGCTTGTTGTTTTATTCCCATCGACTAACCGGACTGTCATTAATCTTAAATCCAACCAGCCTGCGCCTGTTGTTTATTAA